The window CGGGGGACGCGGCCCATCCCCTCGGTATTTCGCTGGGCATCGCCCTGTTCGACCCTGCCACCGGGGAAAGCCTCGACGATCTCCTTGCCCGCGCCGATGCCGCCATGTATGCCATCAAACGGGCAGGCAAGGGTGGATACCGGTTGGCCGAACCGCCCGGCACGGCGGTCAAGGCAAGCTGAGGGGGTGAGCTTGGCGGAAACCCTGAATTACGAACAAGCCAAGGAAATGGCGCGGAACCACGATCCGGCGGCACGGGTCCGCTTGGCCGGACGGACCGACTTGCCGCCCGAGATCCTCTTTTTCCTGGCCAACGATCCGGCGCCCGAAGTGCGCCGGGCGGTGGCGGAGAACCAAGCCCTTCCCCATCAGGCCGATCTGCTGCTGGCCCGCGACTCCGACCAGTCGGTACGCGAGGGTTTGGCCAGCAAGATCGCCAAGCTCGCCCCCGGACTGTCGACCGACGACCAGGATCGGCTGCGTCGCCAGACCTACGAAGCCCTGGAGACCCTGGCCCGCGACCAGATGACGCGGGTGCGCCAGATCCTGTCCGAGGCCCTGAAGGACGTAGCCGACGCGCCCACCGACGTCATCCGGATGCTCGCGCGGGATGCCGAGATCGTGGTGTCGGGCCCGGTGCTGGAATATTCGCCCGTACTCTCGGACGCCGACCTGCTGGAGATCATCGAATCCGGCCCGGCCGCGGGCGGCCTGGGCGCCATCGCCCGGCGCGCCAACGTCAGCGAGGGCGTGTCCGATGCGGTGGCGGCAACCGACGACGTGGAAGCCATCGCCGACCTGCTCGGCAACACCAGCGCCCAGATCCGCGAGGAAACCCTGGACGCCCTGATCGAACGCGCCCCCTCGGTCGATCTTTGGCATGCGCCCCTGGTGGGGCGCCCTCATCTGCCCCAGGGGACCGCTGCCCGCCTGGCCCTGTTCGTCGCCGACAACCTGATCGGTGTCCTGGAAAAGCGTACCGATCTGGATGGTGCCACCCTGGAGGCGGTCCGTTCGGTGGTGCAGCGCC is drawn from Magnetospirillum sp. WYHS-4 and contains these coding sequences:
- a CDS encoding DUF2336 domain-containing protein, translated to MAETLNYEQAKEMARNHDPAARVRLAGRTDLPPEILFFLANDPAPEVRRAVAENQALPHQADLLLARDSDQSVREGLASKIAKLAPGLSTDDQDRLRRQTYEALETLARDQMTRVRQILSEALKDVADAPTDVIRMLARDAEIVVSGPVLEYSPVLSDADLLEIIESGPAAGGLGAIARRANVSEGVSDAVAATDDVEAIADLLGNTSAQIREETLDALIERAPSVDLWHAPLVGRPHLPQGTAARLALFVADNLIGVLEKRTDLDGATLEAVRSVVQRRLADARGDAISRGPDPTSSQDFLKIAPPITVAKRLHGAGRLDNNVVAKAMHASDHAFVLAALIVRSDLPTKVVEKVFAERSAKGILAICHRAELPAKLSVPIQQRMGRIPPADVLQPRGTAYPLGEDEMAWQLEFFADLVGKEK